DNA sequence from the Vicia villosa cultivar HV-30 ecotype Madison, WI linkage group LG3, Vvil1.0, whole genome shotgun sequence genome:
tcctctaaccaatgtctttggtctcatatcaaaatgatttttggttctccttgtgtgtccatttgaaaaaagtgtctttttgttgactttgaaaatgacctgtaatgtctttggccatatttttcaaatggtgaatgctatgaccatgggatcaattgcatttgaaagataattgaatttccttcaaaatgagctttggttgacattttttggatgaaggatgagagagttatgatcagtcaaagttgagttgacttttcaggcaaaaaccctaattttgaatcttagggttttgttgatttttgatctttccttgatgaattgtgatcatccaatgatcaaatgttgaatcctttgacaaaatatggactttggcaaaaaatttcatttttgactgtcagttgacttttttggtcaaacgggtcgtctgttgactgtttgagctgctgacggtgcgtctgagtgaattgaagtttgaaaatttgtatgatggtactttgagatgtatggatgtatatgaaatccatttgagctcccaaaacttgttgctcctgttaaaacaagaaaaaccctgattagggactgtctgtataggaggcagttaagcgtacctgatttttgtgcagtgctgagtttctgctaatcatgtgatattcagaagacttctaacacaaaaatcttggaaatttgaattgtgaatgattgatttgattgattgtacaaatcactgtgaattgtactgtctgcagtttgtctgtcaaccgactgttcgtgtactgaagcagcagttaaagtgaaaaagtcaactgtcaaagttaattttattttcttttttgttgttatttttgtctttgttttgtgtgaagcatgaaaatttatttacatgacttgttagaaacagaaacataataaataactgatatttacggtatgcgggcaaaattaccgataataacctgaaaattgtttactgcacagaaatagaaatatttgactggcagaaaacacacaagttaagatttgatttttgaaaaagagatttgaaaagattttgaaaataatggaatatagtacaaaagttagtgggaaaccaaaaacaattgttaccagtatagtgtgagtttcctgcttctgcgcctgcaaaaagagttaactctgcatgattgtgttagtactatttatctgtaaataaataaatagtatttgtgatgtaatgaacagtatttggcgtttgcgtaagaataaattcctctgtaagccaagctactgtataagaaaagtttctgaaatttaagtacttcatatgctaggatatttgaaataaaaatccatgattatatgaaactcttaattttcagattggagttttcttgaaaaaagatgtgggcaaattttggggtataacagttgtaCACTGTGGACATCCAGCAATCGTCATTGCCTATTACATTCACGTAAAGGGTGGGGGTAGTTTTTTGATGCTAGGTTGGGACATTATCTCTTGGATCACCGATTTATTCCCGCCTTTCTTCTTGGTGTTCGCGAGTTTAGAAAGAATATATGCTCGGATATTATGCTTGCAGGGTACATGCTTCACTTCAGTGGATTTGAATTTGGCCATTGGTTGTCAGACTAGAACGAGATACTCAGCCAGATTATCGTTTTTGGAACGTTATTCGCCTAGCACCTGGGAGACGACAAGCTGAGAGTCAATGTATATTTTTACTTCTTAGACCCCTAGGTCATCAGCCAAGCGAAGTCGTGAGAGAAGGATTCGTAATCGGCTTGGTTATTCGAGGTGAGGAAGATTAAAATGAGGGAAACTTAGACTAGGATTCCCTCATCATTTTCCAAGATGATCCACGCGCCGCTTCCTATCGAATTAGACGCTTCGTTGACGAATATTGTCCACTTATGTGTCTCGCTTCTTGAGGGTTTGGACGTTGTCATTTCAGAAATGAAATCCTTTATCACATAGGCTTTGAGGGAGGTTTTACTCTCATACTAGATGCTCGTTTATGGTGCCAAAGATCTTTTAGTTTATGGCGCCTGACACCACGCGGTAGTAGAGGTGAGCATTTGCTTTCTCAAGATGCTCATTTGGGTATGCCGATCCATCACGTGTCTCGATGTTCGGGGGGTTTTCCCGACCTCTAGGTAGCGGTATGTCCATGAAATCCCGTGAGAGTGGTCCACGGGGGATATCTTTGTCACTTGTTCCCCGAGGAGGGTATTGATCATTCCTTGTTTGGTCATTCCGTCGACAGGGAGGCGACCGACGGGTTCTTGGTGTTTATCCAAACATGCTCTTTTTGGGCCCCAAGGTATGTCGTCCCTTTGGGGGAGGCGTCCGACCAAGATTTTTAGATGGCTTTGGTTGATTCTTTTCTAGCTTTGGGTCTTTTCTTTGTCGTCGAGGGGATGGTTTATGAGATTCATAACAATGATACCCTCAAGATGCGGAGGGAAAGTAGCAAGCTTGCTTTAGGGCTTCGATCCTTTAATTCTGGTGGTGAATCAACACATTGGTCTAATTCAGCATCGCGAACACAGTCACATTATTTGGGTTAGCTCCTGGGGGTTCCTGGACAGGTTGGAACCTCACCGGCGAGTCCACAGAGGGATTTTCCGGGTTTGCGTGAGATTTTCTCTTTTCTCGATACGAAACATCATAATCGTTGGATGACGATGAAGCAGTCAGTACCTTCTGAACGATGACCACCACATCTTCCCGTCAAACGTTTCCTACAACGGTACCGTCATCGACGATAGTAGTGATTTGTTCAAAACTTTTGGGGGCTCTGTCCTTGCCGTTGAATTCAGTCATGGTTGATATGGTTTATTTTTTGTCTTTGTTATTGTTGATGAAAAATAGGGAAACCATAAAAATTCTTACATACACCGCCATTGATCGTACCTAGATCAGAGATGACGGTCCAAAGGTCCACTTGCTCAAAAGAATGGGGGTTGTATTTACAATACACTATAATGCTTAAGTTAGTAAGAGTGTGAGACACAATTGAATTCATGTGATAATGAATATACCTGACTCTTCTATAGAGAGAGTATTTATAGCCTTTATTGCTGGGTCAAAGACCTCCTTATTGGGATGGTCGCCCATGCCCATTAGGGATGGTTGCCACGATTTCACCTAGTAGTGGCGTGGGCAACATGTGCCCACGATCATGGTCAAGTCAGTTAGTGAGACTTGCAGAAAGAGTGAAGACCGCATCTCCTTTATAATCGTAGCGTTTACGGAATATAGGAGCACGCGAGTCAAGCGAGCATCCTCAGGAGGATATGTCCTCGTGAGGAATGACTGGTCCTCGGAGAAGGAGGAACTGGTCCTTAGATGACCAGATGTCTCATTTGTGGGCCATTTGCTTAAGTCTTTACGTTTGGGCCTAGTTCGACGTTGGGCCTACTCGGGTCCAGTTCAGATCATATATATGaaagaaatatatttatttatagaaaaatataaatacatgtaattttataagaaatatatatttcttctaaaaataattatagaAAACATCTAtttcttctaaaaatatatatttcttctaaaaataattatagaaaaatatatatttcttctttatataagaaatatatatttcttcTTTATATAAGaaatggtgaattcttatctacccaactcaaaaagttgggtaaggttacctcctttgtaaaatggTTTAAAAACAACCAgcatttatagtattttaataaataattaaatgtgttaaatgaaatggaatcatgtgattggttgaaggtagactacccaacttttttatgatgggtagagaagttgtccccataagaaatatatatatttatagaaaaaatatatttttttctttatatatatttcttctataaataaatatttttctataaataaatattttctataaataaatatatttttcacaTAAGAAGAAATATATGTATTTAtagaagaaatatatatatatatatatatatatatatatatatatatatatatatatatatatatatatatatatatatatatatatatattttatatatatttcttctataaataaatatttttctataaataaaattatatattcctTCTATAAATACATATATTTCAGCTCCAATGTTTTGTGTGTGTTAAGTCTTCCATTTCacaatggtttcatttagtgagGTCAATACTTCAATTGATGATATTTCGTCTTACTCTCTAATTgagatttcttcttcttcctccaatGATCACGATGATTTACTTCTTCCACTACCTACTCTCCCAAACGAACTCCTTGAAGAGATCTTTTGTAGACTTCCAATAAAACTTCTCCTTCAACTCCGTTGTCTTAGCAAGTCCTTAAATTCATTAATCTCAGATCTCAAATTTACAAAAAAACACCTTCAGATGTCAACCAAAAACCACCACCTCATAGTAACCACCAAAGGTGAGTCCTACGTAAGATCTTACCcgattcaaaccattttaaaatttATCACTATCAACGCCAACATACATAACTTTCCTCTCAATGAAAAAGACTTTCATATTGTCTGCTCTTGCGATGGAATACTTTGTCTGGTTGTCAATCTATTCTCTATTATGTTGTGGAACCCTtccattaaaaaattcaaattgttACCTCCTGTAAGAAGTCCATTTCAGAGTGGTAGTAGTGCTAATGTTGCATATGGTTTTGGATATGATACTTTTATTGAAAATTATAAGGTGGTGGTTGTTTTTATCGATGCTAGTGGtaataaatctaaaataaaagtGCATGCTTTAGGCACTAATTTTTGGAGAGTGGTTCAAAGTGATATACCAGTACCGGTGGATGGAACGTTGAACTTTGTAAGCGGCACACTTAATTGGTTTGAAGATAAGGATTATAATATTGTTTCTTTTAATTTGGTAAATGAAACATATCAAATATTTATGCAGCCTGGTTATGGAATAGAAAATGTGGTTAGTGTGAATTTGGGTGTATTGAGGGATTGCTTGTGTATATTCGCCAACACACGTGATTTTTTTGATGTTTGGCAAATGAAGCAGTTCGGAAATGAAGAGTCTTGGTCTAAATTGTGTCGAGTTccgttttgttcatatttttcctCTATAAAGGAAATATGGATTTCTGATGATGACCAGGTGTTTTTGGTATATACAAAATTGTTGAGAAAGAATGTGGTTGTTTTCGATAtcaatagtagtatttttaagaTTCCTAAGATTCAAAAGATCGATAGTTTGATTGAACCTAAAATTTATGTTGAGAGTTTGATATCACCTTGTTTTTAACTTTAAGGGATAAAGGATATGAAGTTCATTTTTGTAAATTGATGATTAGTGTAATCATGTAATAACAATTTATcttctttaaatttttaaatcTAGATAATATTGGTAGTTATTTTATGGATCATTGTTAATTAATAATTGAATGAATTTGTAATTTGTTAAATTTTGTATGTTATTCTCATTTATTAGATGGTTGGAGTTGTTTGTTTTTTCACCCTGCAATACTTTTTACATAGTTCACAAAAATAAAttgcattaaatattttaattctctaaaattaaaatcatgatttagctattaaaaaaaagtaatggTATAGTTGTTAAAATATCTGTTATATGTTGTACAAATTTTATTAAGTTTGCTTCAAATTTAGCACACCATACATTATGACCTAGAAAAATCTAATCGTAAAATGCATTTAGTAATAAATACACAAAAATTGAAAACCTAAAGGAAACTGGTGCCACACCAATCATCAAGTCAAAAGTGAATTTTTTCCATTGCCAACCAACCAACATGAGTTCTCCACATTTACACTTATCTACTCCAAACAGATAAGTAGATATGATATATTTTAATATGCTTCTCCTTCATCACTCTACTCCTCAAAAGATGGGACCAAGGATCATCAGATTAGAGCATATGAGATTCCAACAAAGAATGTTACATCCCTTTTAGTTTATTTTCATAAGGTAgaaaaaaatttatgttaatttgtTTGTGATCCATATATGTAGTTAAATCGTTTTCACATATTTGGTGTATAATCTTATTCAGTCCAAGTGTGATTAACATCTTACATTCTTGCTACCTAATCCCccatgtgtgtgtatatatatatatatatatatatatatatatatatatatatatatatatatatatatatatatatatatatatatatatatatatatatatatatatatatatatatatatatatatatatatatatagatatatatttgaGTGAGGATCAACTTACTCTAAAAATAAGTGTTTTTAACTCACTCTACAATCTTAacctttaaattaaatttaatcgacggttaattaaataaaaatgttaattataatttttaatcatTATATTAATTGTAATTGAAAGGCTAAAATTACtaacttttaaaatttaaaaaacattGTGTTCTAGTCTGGGTCGAGGAGGTCCAACACTTATACTAGGGCCGAACAGGCCCAGTCCTTGAGCTGGGGCCGAGCAGGTCCATTCACACTCCAGGACCAATAACACGCACACTAGCTATTATAAACGTCAAATCCACGTGCCCACTAAAGAGTACGTGGTCCAACCCACTAGCGCATGATTCAGGCAATTTCCTCGGAACCCTACGCTCTGTCCATCCAGAATATGAGTCACTCTCTGACTCAGCCCTACCACGTAGGATTCTGCCAGTTTCCCGACACATGGGCCTCCAATAGATATGACTTAATTAGAAGATCTTGGCTCAGCGTTGGAggatataaataccctcttttacTAGAGGTTGAACATTCATTATTCATTTTATCACACATTTTTTGTGCTTGCTCTCCCTGGTCTCATACTTACTTTAACATCGAAaagccttgcaggtacaccccgtTCACAGAAATTCAACACACTACAATTCTTATGATCAGGTGAGATCACATGGTAAGACTAATTAAGctaatgaaaataattttttttttttttgttaattcttcaaacaaataatatGGAGCAAAATTTTACATGCTTTACACGTGTTTTGGAGCATATAATTTAACTAAAACAAGAATGAAGGGACAAATGGAATTTTAAtgcataaattatattttttaataaaaagtgaaatataaaattaaattaattaaaaaatatttaattcaagtAAAAGATAAAGAGTTAAAAGATAGTGCATTAactgtgtaaaataattttacactattatttaataaaaagccTTCAATTTACTATgccattaatatttttttaaaataaaataataatttaattgaatatatgGTGATGATTGATTCACGTAATATTTTACCAGTATGTGTACCAATTTTCCTAAAGATAAATATGATTTCCTTCAAAATCTATTCATttttaaaagtcaaaggttgttTGGGATAGTGTGTGCAATCAGGGCCGGTCCTTGGAATTTGGAGGCCTTGGGCGAATGAAAAGAGTGGTGCCCTATGTTTTTTTTAACagtaaatacataatgattaaagaaataattggataaaaaacacattttcatttgacattgtgaaaaaagaatacaagtatggatctttaaatcaatgtttatactacatgaaaatataaaccactataaagagacttcttattcttcttcttcgtagcattttttgttgcaaaatcattaataatttgttcataatcaaggttcttcaaaaaattattttcaattgaaatcaacgcaagactatttaatctatcttgtgacatagtagatctcaaataagattttaaaaatttttatttagaaaaacaTCTCTCATcagatgcaacactgataggaatagtcaatattattctataaagCTATGCATGCATTAGGAAAACTATTTAAAACCTTTAAAGAACTCGATATCAAagagcttgattttgattcaactgttaaaacttctctaataacttttaaatcttcaaacaaaatttcactataaagatcaagagaatcttcatcttttaaacaagtttcaagatgtttataACATGTTTTCAAGTCCCTATCAGATAATGATCTcagcctttcaatactaaacaagaatccaaaaatatttccatATGTGCTATAttgctcaaatcttctatcaagtaaGCCAATTGTTTCATGTACAATATAATAGTGAtttcgaaaagactcttcagcaAACTCAAGATTCAGTTATGTGGGTTGAGATAaattttcatcatagtgttgttttcTACAAATTTaacgtttttgaataaacacacacTCAAACTCCATTTCATTCCCAATATTTTCAGCACTagccttagcatttacaaatccaggttctttatattcttttattaattttgactttgtagtgcCCCTATATATTTGTTAGccagtatttttcaaaataataaattttagcaAATAtaaattctcttttaatatatatagcgATAAAAAAATTtgtggtgcccctaaaattatggggccctgggctcccgccccgcgagcccgtgcttAGGGCCACCCCTGTGTGCAATCGTAAATCTCCATTTGGAATCAAGCAAAGCAACCATAACCAAGCTATTGAGGAACCTCCGTTTAATTATAGTTAAataattcataatataaaattattatttatttaattttttatctatttatttcaatattttttattataattttttacgtTTGTCACACTTTATTTTTAACCTCAATTTTGAAATGTCAAAACTGTTGGAGAATTCTGCCACCGACATAATCTGGTGATCTATCTCTTGTAACAAGAGTCATTGAACCTGCAAAATAATAAGCCGTTACATTAACCTGAGGCGTGTAAGTACACTGTCCTTAAGaatttatccgcctcataagcgcaaatccccctggattcaacaggttcttctcagattcttaataagactctgaggcatcagaacaacaagaaatattcttttccagaagatgtaaccaaaaaacaaagaagaaaagggagaaaaaaaataatttttcacgTTCTATTTTTCAGTTTAGTTTTTATAAATGGTAAGAGATTTTATATAAGAAAGAGAAGGATAGAGTAATGGATTTGACTCAGTCAAGTCAaacttattaaattatttaacctatttaaaatcataataaaacaaattaataataataattaaaaaaatagtttcttaTATTTGTCAATAAAAGATgagattaaattatttaaaacttttgaaatatattcaaaatttacaacaaaaacatcaacGAATTGAAATCTTCTCcattttttaaaggaaatgaaGATTGAAGAGCATTATTATTAAAATGCATTTAACGTTATCTAGAGAAGCGAGGTAACGAATGATGTTTCATGGCAAATGTCATTGCAAACCTTAAAGTGATagatgtagatagtttcaagcgTTTTATGTTGTTTCatcatcaattttttatattcaacATGCTTTTATAATGAAAGTATTTTATGTTTCACGCGAATCACTAATGgtagtgtcttgagcgttgatactcaTCAAATGGACGATGAAGATTTGTTTAAGGACGATGATCAATACCCCCAATAATCATGCTAAATTATCCCCTCAGTTTTTCAAACTGAGGTAAAATATGTTTACCCCTCggtttcaatattttttttcaccaaaaggaaaatatataaaataaaaaaagtggaTTACAAGATAAACAAGAGGGGGACAAAGCCAAAACTTCTCAAGAACAAAGCCTAAGCCTAGGGGTTCCCGCCTTGTCTAAAAGGTAATCCGGTAAAAATGTCACTATGCacaaaatcaaaccaaaataAAGATTTGCTCTTATAGCCGATGTTAGCTAGTAGATCCACACAAAAATTGGCTTCGCGAAAGATGTGAGTGATTCTAAAATCAATGGAGATAGTATACTCCAAACACTTAAGCCAACGAGTCTTAATTTTCCACGGCACTAAAGAAGAATCGGAGAAGGCTTTGACTACCATAATGCAGTCAGTTTCAAGCCAGAGTTTAGTCCATTGCTTATCCTTAGCCTTTTCAATAGCAACCACTGTTGCCATGAATTCTGCCAAAACAGGAGTACCTTCTCCCAAGAAAAGACTGAAACTGAGAACGTGAGTTGCTTGAGTGTCACGAAAAATACCCCCCACGGCTATACGCTGAGGAGAACCGGCAACCTTCCCATCGATGTTGCATTTGATCCAAGAATTAACAGGAGGGCACCAAATGATATCCATGGACACCATAGGTCCGCGGGGCTGAATATCAATCCCAAAATTTTTCAGAAAGGTGAAGCATTTAACTGAGTTATCCGCCTTTTTTGAAGTAAGCTTTCCCACCAGTTTTGCTCGGGCTATAACCATAGAGATACAATTCTGCCAGTTCACTTTCTTGTCTTCAAACCTGGATAAATTTCTAGCATACCAAATCTGATAGCAAATGCACACTATACTAGCTTGAAGGACAGCCAAGGCTTGGGGATTCCAACCCTATTTGAACAGGTTAATACAGTCTGACAAGGAACGGATTGGCTGAGGAATTTGCATCAAATTACTGAACCAATGCCAAATTTTAGTAGCAAAAGAGCAGTTGAAGAAAAGATGTTGGGAGCATTCCTCCATACAGTCACAAAGAGTACATTTTGAAGGGTAGGAGAAACCCCTCAAAGTTAAGTTGTCATCCATAGGTATTTTGTTATTCATGAGCCTCCAAACAAGCAAAGAGTGAGCTGGGGCCGAATCACAATCCCAAGGGAAAACTGCCTTTTTCTTTGAACAATCAGAATTAGTGATCATGTTGTAGGCAGTTTTAATGGATAGCAAACCATTCTCCACTGACCTCCaatagaaaatattaaaatattacattgtttacataaaatattaaaatccaTTGGTTACAAGAAATCCAGATTTATCATCGTCACTGTTATTTCTTGAGAACAACAAATTCATATTTTGTTGCATATCCATCTAATATTTTTAAAGGTTGAACTCCCTTCTTTATTTAACTTGAAGCAATTCAATTGATTATTTTTTAGGTGTAAGATTTTCTTGCAATTCTAATAAAGCCGAATCACAACCGAATCTAGATTTACGATTCTATATTATAACTGCTAGGTGAAAAAATTGTACTAAACTAGATAAGGTAACACCTATCTAGAACTTTTGAAAACtagatttacaattttttttctacTTAACACCTAGATCTAGTATGAATTTATTC
Encoded proteins:
- the LOC131659908 gene encoding F-box/kelch-repeat protein At3g23880-like, which codes for MVSFSEVNTSIDDISSYSLIEISSSSSNDHDDLLLPLPTLPNELLEEIFCRLPIKLLLQLRCLSKSLNSLISDLKFTKKHLQMSTKNHHLIVTTKGESYVRSYPIQTILKFITINANIHNFPLNEKDFHIVCSCDGILCLVVNLFSIMLWNPSIKKFKLLPPVRSPFQSGSSANVAYGFGYDTFIENYKVVVVFIDASGNKSKIKVHALGTNFWRVVQSDIPVPVDGTLNFVSGTLNWFEDKDYNIVSFNLVNETYQIFMQPGYGIENVVSVNLGVLRDCLCIFANTRDFFDVWQMKQFGNEESWSKLCRVPFCSYFSSIKEIWISDDDQVFLVYTKLLRKNVVVFDINSSIFKIPKIQKIDSLIEPKIYVESLISPCF